One region of Vibrio cidicii genomic DNA includes:
- a CDS encoding EamA family transporter: MKREDLLLAVAVMAIWGFNFSMIKLGVSEVHPLLATAARFALAVFPAIFFIARPKVAWRYLAAYGLVFGVGIWGMASWSITAGLSSGMSSILLSTNVLFGMLMGLVVFKERLSRRKLLGAGCALVALLILVFATQGNITLSGLVLILTAAMSWTVMGVIVKASKTTQAFAFNVWGMLFAPLPLVLFALALHGPNILWQAAEKWSTFTTIAVVFQAYPTTLFGYWVWNKMLIKYPLSTAAPLTLLVPIFALVSGFFMFAETLTLAQIIACALFLLGIGLIVKPAKPKLSLAQAEVLVR, from the coding sequence ATGAAAAGAGAAGATCTGCTGTTGGCGGTTGCGGTGATGGCGATATGGGGTTTTAACTTCTCAATGATCAAGTTAGGGGTGAGCGAAGTGCATCCGCTGCTGGCGACGGCGGCCCGTTTTGCCTTGGCCGTGTTTCCGGCGATATTTTTTATCGCGCGGCCCAAAGTCGCTTGGCGCTATTTGGCGGCGTATGGATTAGTGTTTGGTGTGGGCATCTGGGGCATGGCCTCTTGGTCGATCACCGCTGGCTTGTCGTCGGGAATGTCCTCGATCTTGCTCTCGACCAACGTGCTGTTTGGCATGCTGATGGGGCTGGTGGTGTTCAAAGAGCGTTTGTCGCGTCGCAAATTACTCGGCGCGGGCTGCGCACTGGTGGCGCTACTGATTTTGGTGTTTGCCACCCAAGGCAATATTACGCTCAGCGGCTTGGTGCTGATTTTAACCGCTGCGATGAGTTGGACCGTGATGGGCGTGATCGTCAAAGCGTCGAAAACCACCCAAGCCTTTGCCTTTAACGTGTGGGGAATGTTGTTTGCTCCGCTGCCACTGGTGCTGTTTGCGCTGGCGCTACACGGGCCAAATATCCTGTGGCAAGCGGCGGAAAAATGGAGCACGTTCACTACCATAGCGGTGGTGTTTCAGGCCTATCCTACGACGTTGTTCGGCTATTGGGTATGGAACAAAATGCTGATTAAGTATCCGTTAAGTACCGCTGCACCCCTGACGCTGTTAGTGCCGATCTTTGCGTTAGTTAGTGGTTTCTTTATGTTTGCAGAAACCCTGACACTGGCACAGATCATCGCTTGCGCGCTGTTTTTGCTTGGCATTGGTTTGATTGTTAAACCAGCCAAACCCAAGCTGTCGCTTGCTCAAGCAGAGGTGCTGGTACGCTAG